From the Chloroflexota bacterium genome, one window contains:
- the carB gene encoding carbamoyl-phosphate synthase large subunit — protein sequence MPRRNDITKVMIIGSGPIVIGQACEFDYSGTQACKALRSLGYEIVLVNSNPATIMTDPGTADVTYIEPLNLEMMTQIIEKERPDALLPNLGGQTGLNLSSELARSGALKKYGVQVIGVDVDAIKSGEDRIAFKETMNRLGIEMPQSQAVYSVEDAEKVAAELGYPVVIRPAYTMGGTGGGLVYNIEELRTVASRGISVSLIGQVLVEESVLGWEELELEVVRDSKNQMITVCFIENVDAMGVHTGDSFCVAPMLTIDTDLQKRLQEYSYRIVEAIRVIGGTNIQFAHDPKTGRVVVIEINPRTSRSSALASKATGFPIAFVSAKLAAGLTLDEIPYWRDGTLEKYTPSGDYVVVKFARWAFEKFRDAEDKLGTQMRAVGEAMSIGKTYKEALQKAIHSLENGHYGLGFARDFHKKSLDELMSMLNEPTSERQFIMYEALRKGADVQKLYEKTYLKPWFINQMKELVEIEEEILRCKGKTLPDELLIQAKKDGFSDRYLSQILGLSEKQIRQRRISLGVVGGWEPIPVSGVENAAYYFSTYNAPDKTTSSNRQKVMVLGGGPNRIGQGIEFDYCCVHAAFALRDEGYETIMVNCNPETVSTDYDTSDKLYFEPLTVEDVLSIYEKEKPEGVIVQFGGQTPLNIANELAEAGVKILGTSPHAIDLAEDRDRFRQMMQKLNIPMPESGMASNLEEALNVAKRIGYPLMVRPSYVLGGRGMEVVHDEDMLKEYVAAAVAVTPDRPILIDKFLENAIETEADAIADGTDALVPAVMEHIELAGVHSGDSACVIPPVTIPQQHIDTINEYTRKIATELNVIGLMNIQYAIAKDVVYVLEANPRASRTVPLVSKVCNVSMARLATQIMLGKKLPELNLKPRHIPHFGVKESVFPFPMFPEVDPILGPEMRSTGEVLGLADSFGLAFFKAQAAAQQSLPDNGTVLISLSTKDMPATLEIAKRFAELGFRIKATRGTHEFLTSYGIPSELILKMHEGRPNIVDEIKNREIQLVINTPSGKLSKYDSSYIRKAAIRYKVPYVTTLAAAVAAAKGNTAYRNGKPEVKSLQSYHADIK from the coding sequence ATGCCTAGGCGTAATGATATAACAAAGGTGATGATTATCGGCTCTGGCCCTATTGTTATAGGACAGGCCTGTGAATTCGACTACTCTGGAACGCAGGCTTGCAAAGCCCTTCGCAGCCTAGGCTATGAAATTGTGCTAGTAAATTCAAATCCGGCGACTATTATGACTGACCCGGGAACGGCAGACGTAACATATATTGAACCGCTCAATCTGGAAATGATGACCCAGATCATTGAAAAGGAACGGCCTGATGCTCTACTGCCAAACCTTGGTGGCCAAACAGGTCTCAACCTTAGTTCTGAGCTGGCACGCTCAGGAGCCCTTAAGAAATATGGCGTCCAAGTGATCGGCGTCGATGTCGATGCCATTAAAAGCGGCGAAGACCGCATCGCTTTCAAGGAGACAATGAATCGCCTTGGCATAGAAATGCCTCAAAGCCAAGCAGTCTACAGTGTTGAGGACGCAGAAAAAGTCGCAGCCGAGCTAGGCTATCCAGTAGTTATCCGTCCCGCCTACACCATGGGGGGAACCGGCGGCGGCCTTGTCTACAACATAGAGGAATTACGCACCGTTGCTAGTCGTGGCATTTCGGTAAGCCTTATCGGTCAGGTGCTGGTGGAAGAATCAGTTTTGGGATGGGAAGAGCTAGAATTGGAAGTCGTCAGGGATTCCAAGAACCAGATGATTACCGTATGTTTCATTGAAAATGTAGACGCCATGGGTGTTCACACCGGCGACTCTTTTTGTGTGGCTCCCATGCTTACAATCGACACCGATTTGCAGAAACGCCTCCAGGAGTATTCCTATAGAATCGTAGAGGCAATACGTGTAATAGGGGGCACTAACATTCAATTCGCGCATGACCCCAAGACAGGCCGTGTTGTAGTAATCGAAATCAACCCCAGAACTTCGCGCTCATCGGCGCTCGCTTCCAAGGCGACGGGTTTCCCGATTGCCTTCGTCTCTGCCAAATTAGCCGCTGGCCTCACACTGGACGAAATCCCCTATTGGCGTGACGGCACTCTGGAAAAATATACGCCATCGGGTGACTACGTAGTAGTCAAATTTGCCCGCTGGGCTTTCGAAAAATTCAGGGACGCGGAGGACAAACTTGGCACTCAAATGCGCGCCGTCGGCGAGGCTATGAGCATCGGTAAAACTTACAAGGAAGCACTACAGAAGGCAATCCATTCCCTGGAGAACGGCCACTATGGTTTGGGCTTTGCCAGGGACTTTCACAAGAAATCATTGGATGAGCTAATGAGCATGTTAAACGAACCTACAAGCGAGCGACAGTTCATAATGTATGAGGCCCTGCGTAAAGGTGCCGATGTGCAAAAACTCTACGAGAAGACTTATCTCAAGCCCTGGTTCATAAACCAAATGAAGGAGCTGGTAGAGATAGAGGAGGAAATCCTCCGTTGCAAAGGCAAGACACTACCTGATGAGTTGCTCATTCAAGCCAAGAAAGACGGGTTCTCAGACCGTTATCTGTCGCAAATTCTCGGTCTGTCGGAAAAACAGATTCGCCAAAGGCGGATTTCACTCGGGGTGGTTGGAGGCTGGGAGCCTATTCCTGTAAGCGGCGTGGAAAACGCAGCGTATTATTTCTCAACCTACAACGCACCTGACAAAACCACAAGCAGCAATAGACAAAAAGTAATGGTATTGGGAGGCGGGCCAAACCGCATCGGCCAGGGCATAGAATTCGATTACTGCTGTGTGCACGCAGCTTTTGCCCTGCGAGATGAAGGATATGAGACCATAATGGTCAACTGTAACCCTGAAACAGTGTCAACAGATTACGACACCTCGGATAAACTCTACTTTGAACCGCTTACCGTTGAAGATGTCTTGAGCATCTACGAAAAGGAAAAGCCTGAAGGCGTGATTGTCCAATTCGGCGGTCAGACACCACTAAATATTGCCAACGAATTGGCTGAAGCCGGTGTCAAAATCTTAGGCACATCACCTCATGCTATAGACCTTGCCGAGGATAGAGACCGCTTCCGCCAGATGATGCAAAAGCTTAACATCCCCATGCCAGAATCTGGAATGGCCAGCAATCTAGAGGAAGCTCTGAATGTCGCCAAGCGAATCGGGTATCCGTTGATGGTGCGCCCATCATACGTATTGGGTGGTCGTGGCATGGAGGTGGTACATGACGAGGATATGCTCAAAGAGTACGTTGCTGCAGCAGTAGCTGTGACCCCCGACCGCCCTATCCTAATCGACAAGTTTCTTGAAAACGCTATCGAAACCGAGGCAGATGCTATAGCTGATGGGACCGATGCCCTTGTGCCGGCAGTCATGGAGCACATCGAGTTAGCCGGTGTGCATTCCGGTGATTCAGCCTGTGTGATACCACCCGTCACCATACCTCAGCAACACATTGATACCATCAACGAGTACACCAGGAAAATAGCTACGGAACTTAACGTGATAGGCCTCATGAACATCCAGTATGCTATAGCTAAAGATGTTGTCTATGTACTGGAAGCCAATCCCCGCGCCTCACGAACCGTGCCGCTGGTCTCGAAAGTCTGCAATGTTTCCATGGCAAGACTTGCAACCCAAATCATGCTGGGCAAGAAGCTCCCAGAGCTTAATCTCAAGCCACGTCACATCCCTCATTTCGGTGTCAAAGAGTCGGTCTTCCCATTTCCCATGTTTCCTGAGGTGGACCCCATTCTTGGGCCGGAAATGCGGTCTACCGGAGAGGTGCTGGGGCTCGCGGATTCCTTTGGCCTTGCCTTTTTCAAAGCACAGGCGGCTGCACAGCAATCGCTCCCAGACAACGGGACAGTCTTAATAAGCCTGTCAACTAAGGACATGCCCGCCACATTAGAAATAGCGAAGCGATTTGCCGAACTTGGCTTCAGGATAAAGGCAACACGTGGCACCCATGAATTTTTGACCAGTTATGGCATCCCATCTGAGCTAATACTCAAGATGCACGAAGGTCGCCCCAACATCGTGGATGAAATCAAGAACAGAGAGATTCAGTTGGTCATCAATACACCAAGCGGCAAGCTAAGCAAATACGACAGTTCCTATATCCGCAAGGCAGCAATTAGGTACAAGGTGCCTTATGTAACCACTCTTGCCGCTGCTGTTGCCGCCGCCAAGGGAAATACTGCATATCGCAATGGTAAGCCAGAAGTCAAGTCCTTGCAAAGCTATCATGCCGATATTAAATAG
- a CDS encoding dihydroorotase: protein MPHNLIISGGHIIDPSQGIDKIADLLITKGKISWIGDKGKAPSQPDLHTVDATGLIVCPGFIDLHCHLREPGFEDKETIGTGTKAAAKGGFTTVCCMPNTNPPLDNQTSIDYVKKTAEIEGTVQVLPIGCITKGRQGKELTEMNELAKVGVIGFSDDGDTVASSRIMSLAMDYSQVLGLPIIDHCEDKELSDNGFMNDGWVSARLGLKGMPKAAEEIVVARDLALAQLTGAKLHIAHVSTDGSVELIRRAKEKGVSVTAEVTPHHLTLTEERVMGSQLKENKQLAYDTNAKVNPPLRTKEDIAALIKGLNGGIIDAIATDHAPHTLVDKMCEFGLAAFGISGLETALACLMGLVHSGQLDLKTLISKLTFEPARIIGTKYGELGTLKTGCPADVTLLDPNKEWVVDSHDFASKGKNTPFDGCSFKGRIIMTIVAGKTVYREDL, encoded by the coding sequence ATGCCTCATAACCTGATAATAAGCGGCGGCCACATCATTGATCCCAGTCAAGGAATAGATAAAATTGCTGACCTCCTCATCACCAAAGGCAAAATCTCCTGGATCGGAGACAAAGGTAAAGCACCATCACAGCCCGACTTGCACACTGTCGATGCTACCGGCCTTATTGTCTGTCCCGGTTTTATCGACCTCCACTGCCATCTCCGCGAACCAGGCTTTGAAGACAAAGAGACTATCGGCACCGGCACCAAAGCTGCCGCTAAAGGAGGCTTTACCACTGTTTGCTGCATGCCGAATACAAATCCTCCTCTAGATAATCAGACTTCTATAGATTATGTAAAAAAGACAGCTGAAATTGAGGGGACGGTTCAAGTGCTGCCAATAGGCTGCATCACCAAGGGGAGACAAGGCAAAGAGCTAACAGAGATGAATGAGTTGGCTAAGGTTGGAGTCATCGGCTTCAGCGACGATGGTGATACGGTAGCCAGCTCACGAATTATGTCACTGGCCATGGATTACAGCCAAGTCTTAGGCTTACCGATTATTGACCATTGTGAGGATAAAGAATTAAGCGATAACGGCTTTATGAACGATGGCTGGGTATCAGCGCGCCTGGGACTTAAAGGTATGCCCAAAGCCGCTGAGGAGATTGTAGTCGCACGTGACCTTGCCCTAGCCCAGCTAACCGGCGCTAAGCTCCATATTGCCCATGTCAGCACAGATGGCTCAGTAGAACTTATACGCCGGGCCAAAGAAAAAGGCGTATCAGTCACTGCCGAAGTCACCCCCCACCACTTGACTCTGACTGAAGAACGAGTCATGGGCAGCCAACTAAAAGAAAACAAACAATTAGCATACGATACCAACGCGAAAGTCAACCCGCCATTGCGCACCAAAGAAGATATTGCCGCCTTAATCAAAGGCCTCAACGGTGGCATTATCGATGCCATTGCCACAGACCACGCCCCTCACACTCTGGTGGACAAAATGTGCGAGTTCGGACTGGCAGCTTTTGGCATCAGTGGCTTAGAAACAGCTTTAGCCTGCCTCATGGGCCTGGTGCATAGTGGCCAGCTAGACCTAAAGACTCTAATCTCCAAGCTCACGTTCGAGCCAGCCAGAATTATCGGCACCAAATACGGAGAACTCGGTACATTAAAGACTGGCTGCCCAGCTGATGTTACCCTTCTCGATCCGAATAAGGAATGGGTTGTCGACAGCCATGACTTCGCTTCCAAAGGCAAAAACACCCCATTCGATGGCTGCTCTTTCAAAGGCAGAATAATCATGACCATAGTAGCTGGGAAAACAGTATATCGAGAGGACTTATAA
- a CDS encoding aspartate carbamoyltransferase catalytic subunit, producing the protein MIETIEPSSSTTTPDTFPPPFIAVWQHHHILDLDDFTQEEIELVLETANAMAEVLTREVKKVPTLRGKTVVTLFYEPSTRTRASFELAAKNLSADTVSLDAAKSSVTKGESLIDSLCTIQALGADIIVMRHSQSGAPYLAMQHVKCSIINAGDGWHAHPSQALLDLYTIRRHLGKLANLKVAIIGDITHSRVARSDIWGMTTMGTKVVLCAPSTLLPRGLDNFIANCRLPNVSIETKIEPALEGADVVMPLRLQMERQQSGLLPSLREYIQLYQLTMERLSLAKPHVLVMHPGPMNEGIEISPEVAHGTQSVIEEQVANGVTIRMALLYLIAGGKSK; encoded by the coding sequence ATGATAGAAACGATTGAGCCGAGTTCAAGTACCACAACTCCAGATACTTTCCCGCCACCATTCATAGCTGTGTGGCAACATCATCATATACTCGACCTGGATGATTTCACCCAAGAAGAAATAGAACTGGTCCTCGAGACAGCTAACGCTATGGCAGAGGTACTTACCAGAGAAGTAAAGAAGGTGCCAACATTAAGAGGAAAGACAGTTGTTACCCTGTTCTACGAGCCAAGTACGCGCACTCGTGCCTCATTCGAGTTGGCAGCTAAGAATCTCAGCGCCGATACAGTAAGTCTCGATGCCGCCAAAAGCAGCGTTACCAAGGGGGAGTCTTTAATTGATAGCTTGTGTACTATTCAGGCCCTGGGCGCCGATATTATAGTCATGCGCCATTCACAATCTGGCGCCCCTTATCTCGCCATGCAACATGTAAAATGCAGCATAATAAACGCCGGAGACGGCTGGCACGCCCATCCTTCTCAAGCTCTTCTCGACCTCTACACTATCCGCCGCCACTTAGGCAAGCTTGCCAATCTTAAGGTAGCCATTATCGGTGATATTACGCACAGTCGGGTAGCCCGCTCAGATATATGGGGCATGACTACCATGGGGACTAAGGTAGTCCTATGTGCCCCATCAACTCTCTTACCGCGAGGCTTGGATAACTTCATCGCCAACTGTCGGCTTCCAAATGTCAGCATCGAAACCAAGATCGAGCCCGCTTTGGAAGGTGCCGATGTGGTAATGCCCTTAAGGCTACAGATGGAAAGGCAACAAAGCGGGCTGCTTCCCAGTCTACGGGAATATATCCAGCTTTATCAATTAACCATGGAACGACTTTCCCTAGCAAAGCCACACGTCTTGGTTATGCACCCCGGCCCCATGAACGAAGGTATCGAAATCAGCCCTGAAGTCGCCCACGGGACTCAATCGGTAATCGAAGAGCAGGTAGCTAACGGTGTAACCATCCGAATGGCATTGCTCTACTTAATCGCTGGAGGTAAAAGCAAATAA
- the pyrR gene encoding bifunctional pyr operon transcriptional regulator/uracil phosphoribosyltransferase PyrR, producing MPDRILMSPEDMQRALVRVAHEIVERNKGANDIVLVGMQTRGVPLAKRLAATIQGLEGITVPVGSLDISLYRDDLSSLSLKPTVHRTDIPIDVSGKQVVLVDDVFYTGRSIRAAMDALIDLGRPQSIQLAVLVDRGHRELPIRADYVGKNIPTSKDEEIKVSVKEVDDEDKVTILSPGKGANDRND from the coding sequence ATGCCGGATAGAATCCTCATGTCCCCAGAGGACATGCAGAGGGCCTTGGTTCGCGTTGCCCACGAGATCGTGGAAAGAAACAAAGGCGCCAATGACATCGTCCTCGTCGGCATGCAAACACGGGGAGTCCCATTAGCCAAGCGGTTAGCCGCTACTATTCAAGGCCTCGAGGGAATTACCGTCCCTGTTGGCTCACTAGACATCAGCCTCTATCGCGACGACCTCTCATCGTTATCTCTCAAACCCACAGTTCATCGCACTGACATCCCCATAGATGTTTCTGGCAAACAGGTAGTCCTTGTTGACGATGTCTTCTACACAGGACGCAGCATCCGCGCAGCGATGGATGCTCTTATTGACTTAGGGCGTCCTCAATCCATCCAGTTAGCAGTTCTTGTCGACCGAGGCCATCGCGAACTGCCCATCCGTGCCGACTATGTGGGCAAGAACATACCCACATCAAAAGATGAGGAAATAAAGGTGTCTGTTAAAGAGGTAGATGATGAAGACAAGGTAACTATACTCTCACCTGGCAAGGGGGCGAATGATAGAAACGATTGA
- a CDS encoding NAD(P)-dependent oxidoreductase, whose translation MRVLITGGAGRLGITVCKTFLHDGFRVRVFDLDTPRNRKSVKRLHGKAEVIWGDITHPDSVQKALEGIDAVVHMAGILPPVAYERPELATKVNVDGTKIIVDSIKEMGHHIPLVFTSSVAAFGPTPSATQPLCPEKIKPNPKGAYGETKLQAEKIFQESGIDYVILRLTATMYLSFSINDLKRMFTVPLNNRVEYCHPNDTASAILNAVKNFTQVKGKILVISGGPEQRMLYKDMIHAMMGIMGLPLPPSRKFTTEPYYLDWYDTTKSQELLKFQRHTFADYLKDYSKELARQYGSGFLPFMRRFVGPVFGKVVVQFF comes from the coding sequence ATGCGAGTACTTATCACAGGGGGGGCTGGCCGGTTGGGCATAACCGTCTGCAAAACTTTTTTACACGACGGTTTCCGAGTGCGTGTGTTCGACTTGGACACTCCAAGAAACAGAAAGAGCGTTAAGAGACTTCACGGCAAGGCTGAGGTCATCTGGGGAGATATCACACATCCTGATTCTGTTCAGAAGGCGCTGGAGGGGATTGATGCGGTAGTCCATATGGCTGGCATCTTGCCACCGGTGGCATACGAAAGACCTGAACTAGCCACTAAGGTTAACGTAGACGGGACAAAAATAATTGTTGACTCAATAAAGGAAATGGGTCACCACATTCCTCTCGTGTTTACTTCTTCAGTAGCTGCTTTTGGCCCTACACCCAGCGCTACTCAGCCTCTCTGCCCAGAAAAAATTAAGCCTAATCCCAAGGGGGCATACGGCGAGACCAAGCTTCAAGCAGAAAAAATCTTCCAGGAATCAGGCATTGATTATGTAATCTTGCGCCTTACCGCAACCATGTACCTAAGCTTCTCAATAAACGACCTCAAACGAATGTTCACCGTTCCGCTGAACAATCGCGTTGAATACTGCCACCCCAACGACACCGCATCAGCAATATTAAACGCCGTCAAAAATTTTACCCAGGTAAAGGGAAAAATTCTAGTCATTAGCGGCGGGCCTGAGCAAAGGATGCTATACAAGGACATGATCCACGCCATGATGGGAATTATGGGGTTACCGCTACCACCAAGTCGCAAGTTCACCACAGAGCCTTATTACCTTGACTGGTATGATACGACCAAATCTCAGGAACTTCTCAAATTTCAGCGACATACTTTTGCTGACTATCTTAAGGACTATTCTAAGGAACTGGCCAGGCAATATGGCTCGGGCTTTCTACCATTCATGCGCCGCTTTGTCGGGCCTGTCTTTGGAAAAGTCGTTGTTCAGTTTTTTTAG
- a CDS encoding alpha/beta fold hydrolase — protein MFNRNDKEKTTAIKEYPIVFGSHGLKLKGKILLPKDATADEPVPGAVLCHGFGAAYRVMEPCAQTMAAQGIATFIFDFRGHGASEGAVDGKMAEDVIDAWNSLSQLPEVDSKRMGLIGHSLGAMSVIMAAGRVNNPRALIALACPPEISNQLPNDERGNIGRWGQDSKAIVEYPKHGAFPWLNGIAILLCRIWMYLGGFKVRVDWQKFLEAFPQMKMSEILQKLENCSKLFVFCQGDKVTPYQKFAFIYETACRPKKLLLTKGGFHTTPLLRGNLRSQWTSWAVKTLTNIE, from the coding sequence ATGTTCAACAGAAACGATAAAGAGAAAACGACTGCCATCAAAGAGTACCCAATTGTTTTTGGCAGTCACGGATTGAAACTCAAAGGGAAAATCCTTCTCCCCAAAGACGCAACTGCGGATGAACCGGTGCCCGGTGCCGTCTTATGTCATGGCTTCGGTGCTGCTTATCGGGTTATGGAGCCATGTGCTCAAACAATGGCAGCTCAGGGAATAGCTACTTTCATTTTCGATTTCCGCGGCCATGGTGCCAGCGAAGGTGCTGTCGATGGAAAGATGGCCGAAGACGTTATTGATGCCTGGAATTCTTTATCTCAACTTCCCGAAGTAGACAGCAAACGAATGGGGCTTATCGGACACAGCCTGGGAGCTATGTCAGTAATTATGGCTGCAGGAAGGGTCAACAATCCACGGGCTCTCATTGCCTTAGCCTGTCCACCAGAGATAAGCAACCAACTCCCAAACGATGAGCGAGGCAATATCGGACGATGGGGGCAAGATTCTAAAGCTATTGTCGAATACCCCAAACATGGAGCTTTTCCGTGGCTAAATGGTATCGCCATCTTACTCTGCAGAATCTGGATGTACCTAGGTGGTTTCAAGGTCCGGGTTGACTGGCAAAAATTTCTTGAAGCCTTCCCACAAATGAAGATGTCCGAGATACTACAAAAGTTGGAGAACTGCTCTAAACTCTTCGTGTTTTGTCAGGGCGACAAGGTGACACCTTATCAAAAATTTGCGTTTATCTATGAAACGGCTTGTCGGCCTAAGAAACTACTTTTGACTAAAGGTGGCTTCCACACTACTCCACTTCTGCGTGGGAACCTACGCTCCCAATGGACAAGCTGGGCAGTAAAAACTCTGACAAACATCGAATAA
- a CDS encoding prepilin peptidase — MAVLWSALFFLLGAAAGSFINVVADRLPAGKSIISPPSHCAECQYKIPSMDNIPIFSYLWLRGHCRNCSATIPRRLFLVELGTAILFSFLYRYYGLSWELAMVTFYCCLFIVLLLIDLEHNILPNKIVYPGMIIALGIAALGSIFGFEPSVIAGMGFRLWIVDAAIGGSIGFGLLLLVVLISRGGMGWGDVKLVGLIGLVIGFPLVLLAMFLAMVSGGLTAAILLLLKLKSRKDAIPFGPFLSLAAMATLFWGSNLLNWIAHLVNS, encoded by the coding sequence ATGGCTGTTTTGTGGTCAGCTTTATTCTTCTTGCTCGGTGCTGCTGCGGGCAGCTTCATAAATGTAGTCGCCGACCGGCTACCAGCAGGTAAGTCAATTATTTCACCGCCATCGCATTGTGCTGAATGCCAGTACAAAATTCCCTCCATGGATAATATTCCGATATTCAGCTATCTCTGGCTTAGAGGTCACTGCCGCAATTGTAGTGCAACCATCCCCAGGCGTTTGTTCTTGGTGGAATTAGGCACAGCGATTTTATTTAGCTTCCTATACCGGTATTATGGCCTCAGCTGGGAACTGGCGATGGTTACTTTCTACTGCTGCTTGTTCATCGTCCTCTTACTCATTGACCTGGAGCACAACATATTACCCAATAAGATAGTTTATCCGGGAATGATTATTGCCTTAGGTATAGCTGCGCTAGGCTCCATATTCGGCTTTGAGCCGAGTGTTATCGCTGGCATGGGCTTTCGGCTTTGGATTGTTGATGCGGCTATCGGCGGCAGCATTGGTTTTGGTCTGCTACTTCTTGTAGTCCTCATTTCCCGAGGAGGCATGGGGTGGGGAGATGTCAAGCTTGTGGGACTGATAGGCCTTGTCATCGGTTTTCCATTGGTTCTTTTAGCCATGTTTTTAGCCATGGTTAGCGGTGGCTTAACAGCTGCAATTCTCCTATTGCTCAAATTGAAAAGCCGAAAAGATGCCATACCTTTCGGCCCTTTTCTATCCTTAGCCGCCATGGCAACTCTATTCTGGGGAAGCAACCTGCTTAACTGGATTGCTCACTTGGTTAACTCTTAG
- a CDS encoding HesA/MoeB/ThiF family protein has protein sequence MSAIDVQIASLKQGIIPWRYLRNIGTIGLDGQIKLLQSTVAVVGAGGLGGTIIELLARQGTGHIIIIDNDRFAEQNLNRQLMSTEQNLDEYKAIIATRRVKEINSAIAVTTFLERLTTENAAKLLKNAQVVVDGLDNLPSRFAVEEACRGRGIPYVYGTIAGFSGQLMTIYPEDAGLSCIYGSSDSLPEQGIEVKIGNPSATPAIIAAWQVQEIVKIITGIGKPIRNHLLILDTIEGIADRIELSG, from the coding sequence ATCTCGGCTATAGACGTGCAAATTGCGTCGCTAAAGCAGGGCATTATCCCCTGGCGCTACCTTCGTAACATAGGCACAATTGGCTTGGATGGGCAGATAAAGCTTTTGCAGTCAACTGTGGCTGTTGTTGGAGCAGGTGGGTTAGGTGGCACGATAATTGAACTCCTGGCCAGACAAGGGACAGGACATATAATCATTATTGACAATGACCGTTTTGCCGAACAGAATTTAAACAGACAGTTGATGTCCACCGAACAGAATTTGGATGAATACAAAGCCATTATCGCTACGAGAAGGGTTAAGGAAATCAACTCAGCAATTGCTGTCACCACGTTCTTAGAAAGGCTTACCACGGAAAACGCTGCCAAGCTACTTAAGAATGCTCAGGTAGTGGTTGATGGGCTGGATAATCTGCCGTCACGTTTCGCAGTTGAAGAGGCTTGCCGAGGTCGAGGAATTCCCTATGTCTACGGGACAATTGCTGGCTTCAGTGGCCAACTGATGACTATCTACCCTGAAGATGCAGGGCTGTCTTGCATCTATGGCTCCTCCGACAGCCTACCTGAGCAGGGCATAGAAGTGAAAATCGGTAATCCATCAGCTACACCGGCAATAATTGCCGCATGGCAGGTGCAGGAAATAGTCAAGATAATTACCGGAATAGGCAAACCTATTCGCAACCATCTTCTCATACTGGATACGATTGAAGGTATTGCTGACAGGATTGAATTGAGCGGGTAG
- a CDS encoding enoyl-CoA hydratase/isomerase family protein → MLKTEKVLLKIENTIATVTMNRPEKLNALDGELWMGLEEAAKAIVHEPSVRVAILTGAGRAFCAGLDVKALASPKEMFAGLAFRDAFDGIQYFRGVFSMYESLPVPAIAAINGHCIGGGMEIALACDIRLASENAVFSIPEVTYGIIPDCGGTQRLPRVIGPGRARELIFTGRKIDAAEAHRIGLVDHVYPRDQLMTEARKVAEEIAALPAAAVQAAKRALNVAMSCGLDIGLNYESAISSKLYK, encoded by the coding sequence ATGCTTAAGACTGAAAAGGTGTTGCTGAAAATAGAAAACACAATAGCGACGGTTACAATGAACCGTCCGGAAAAGCTGAATGCCCTCGACGGAGAGTTATGGATGGGATTAGAGGAAGCAGCTAAAGCTATAGTGCACGAACCTAGTGTCAGGGTTGCTATTCTCACAGGAGCTGGACGTGCTTTTTGTGCAGGACTGGACGTAAAAGCACTAGCTTCTCCCAAGGAAATGTTTGCTGGGCTGGCATTCCGTGATGCCTTTGATGGGATACAATATTTCAGAGGGGTTTTCAGTATGTATGAGTCCCTCCCTGTGCCGGCGATAGCAGCAATAAACGGGCACTGTATAGGTGGAGGCATGGAAATCGCACTGGCCTGTGATATCAGACTTGCCTCTGAAAACGCCGTTTTCTCAATACCTGAAGTTACTTACGGCATTATCCCGGACTGTGGCGGCACCCAACGGCTACCCCGTGTAATCGGCCCCGGCAGAGCCAGAGAACTTATATTCACTGGGCGGAAAATAGACGCTGCTGAGGCTCACCGCATAGGCCTAGTAGACCATGTTTATCCACGCGACCAGCTAATGACCGAGGCAAGAAAAGTGGCTGAGGAAATAGCTGCATTACCTGCGGCTGCTGTTCAAGCCGCCAAGAGAGCCCTCAATGTAGCTATGTCCTGTGGCCTGGATATCGGCCTGAATTATGAGAGTGCCATCTCCAGCAAACTATACAAATAA